From uncultured Methanobrevibacter sp., a single genomic window includes:
- the pyrE gene encoding orotate phosphoribosyltransferase, whose protein sequence is MISKEYLIDLLKKNEVFLEGDFTLSSGKKSNYYINMKKAITEPEILSTISKLITDKIKDDEIDKVAGPALGAVPIATAVSLESGLPLLMIRKEKKGYGTSKLIEGVLNQNDNVIVVEDVSTTGGSLLKAIRAIQDNGGNVTRAFVVVDRQEGAIEEFEKAGIKLEPLITVNEFFD, encoded by the coding sequence ATGATATCCAAAGAATATTTAATCGATTTATTGAAGAAAAATGAAGTATTTCTTGAAGGCGACTTTACTTTGTCTTCCGGAAAGAAAAGCAATTATTACATTAACATGAAAAAGGCCATTACAGAGCCGGAAATTTTATCAACTATTTCTAAACTAATCACTGATAAAATCAAAGATGATGAAATAGATAAGGTTGCAGGGCCTGCTTTAGGTGCAGTTCCAATAGCTACTGCAGTTTCTCTTGAATCAGGATTGCCGTTATTGATGATTAGAAAAGAAAAGAAAGGTTACGGCACATCCAAACTCATTGAAGGTGTACTGAACCAAAATGATAATGTCATTGTTGTTGAAGACGTTTCAACCACAGGAGGATCATTATTAAAAGCAATCAGAGCTATTCAGGATAATGGAGGTAATGTAACAAGGGCTTTTGTTGTTGTAGACAGACAAGAAGGAGCTATCGAAGAATTTGAAAAAGCAGGAATAAAACTAGAGCCATTAATAACTGTTAACGAATTCTTTGATTAA
- a CDS encoding exodeoxyribonuclease VII small subunit, with the protein MQDLSFEESLEKLEEIVNKLENGDVPLDDAIDEFNKAMQLVNVCNKKLEAAEESIAKIVKENGELAEFNTNE; encoded by the coding sequence ATGCAAGATTTAAGTTTTGAAGAAAGTTTAGAAAAATTAGAAGAAATTGTTAACAAATTAGAAAACGGAGATGTCCCATTAGATGATGCAATTGATGAATTTAACAAAGCCATGCAACTTGTTAATGTCTGCAACAAAAAACTGGAAGCAGCAGAAGAATCAATTGCTAAAATCGTTAAAGAAAACGGAGAACTTGCTGAATTTAACACTAACGAATAA
- a CDS encoding chorismate mutase, producing the protein MKSEQEKISFKNKQEAEDLLKKSRIRIDEIDNELFDLISQRTSIAKDIAVAKKYLGMPIFDKSREEEIHRKIETLSEQKGLDVDIINQIIDMLTILNKNEQNKILKEEC; encoded by the coding sequence TTGAAAAGTGAACAAGAAAAAATATCTTTTAAAAATAAGCAAGAGGCTGAAGATCTTCTCAAAAAATCAAGAATTCGTATTGATGAAATTGATAATGAATTATTTGATTTAATTTCTCAGAGAACTTCTATTGCAAAGGATATTGCTGTTGCTAAAAAATATCTTGGTATGCCAATCTTTGATAAAAGTAGAGAAGAGGAAATTCATAGGAAAATAGAAACGTTATCTGAGCAAAAAGGTCTTGATGTTGATATTATTAATCAAATTATAGACATGCTAACTATATTAAATAAGAATGAGCAGAATAAAATTTTAAAGGAGGAATGTTAA
- the thsA gene encoding thermosome subunit alpha, with the protein MAQGQPIFILPEGTNRSVGRDAQRNNILAGKVLAETVRTTLGPKGMDKMLVDGLGDIVVTNDGVTILKEMDIEHPAAKMLVEVAKTQEDEVGDGTTTAVIIAGELLKKSETLLDSDIHPTIIAMGYRKAAEKAQEILDEIAIEDVDSEVLLKVAMTAMTGKGTEAAREPLAKLIVDAVEAVADEDGVDIDNIKIEKKDGAVVEESNLVEGVIVDKERVHPGMPSEINGAKIALINTPLEVKETEMDAEITITDPAQMQAFIEQEEKMVKDMVDKVVGAGANVLFAQKGIDDLAQHYLSKAGVLAVRRVKKSDIEKLSRATGANVITNLDDLTAEDLGDAGLVEERKISGEDMIFVEECSGAKSVTLFVRGSTKHIVDEIVRAIEDAIGVVAATVEDDKVVAGGGAPEIAMAKKLKDYAESISGREQLAVNAFAEALEIVPKTLAENAGLDSIDSLVDLRAAQEDSFYMGLDVLKEAGVIEPKRVKKQAIQSASEAAEMILRIDDVIASTKGPEDMGMDPSAMGGMPPMM; encoded by the coding sequence ATGGCACAAGGACAACCAATTTTTATTTTACCTGAAGGTACTAACAGGTCTGTCGGTAGAGATGCACAAAGAAATAACATTTTAGCTGGTAAAGTATTAGCTGAAACTGTAAGAACTACTTTAGGTCCTAAAGGAATGGACAAAATGTTAGTTGACGGACTTGGTGATATTGTTGTAACCAACGACGGTGTTACAATCTTAAAAGAAATGGATATTGAACATCCTGCAGCAAAAATGCTCGTAGAAGTTGCAAAAACCCAAGAAGATGAAGTTGGAGACGGAACTACTACTGCAGTAATTATTGCTGGAGAATTATTAAAAAAATCCGAAACTTTACTTGACTCTGACATCCACCCAACAATCATAGCTATGGGATACAGAAAAGCAGCAGAAAAAGCACAAGAAATCTTAGATGAAATTGCAATCGAAGATGTTGATTCCGAAGTATTATTAAAAGTAGCTATGACTGCTATGACTGGTAAAGGAACTGAAGCAGCACGTGAACCATTAGCAAAATTAATCGTAGATGCTGTTGAAGCTGTAGCAGATGAAGACGGTGTTGACATTGACAACATTAAAATTGAGAAAAAAGATGGAGCTGTTGTTGAAGAATCCAACTTAGTTGAAGGTGTAATTGTAGACAAAGAAAGAGTACACCCAGGCATGCCATCTGAAATCAACGGTGCAAAAATTGCATTAATCAACACCCCATTAGAAGTTAAAGAAACTGAAATGGATGCAGAAATCACTATTACCGATCCTGCTCAAATGCAAGCTTTCATCGAACAAGAAGAAAAAATGGTTAAAGATATGGTAGACAAAGTAGTTGGTGCTGGTGCAAACGTATTATTCGCACAAAAAGGTATCGACGACTTAGCACAACACTACTTATCTAAAGCTGGTGTTTTAGCTGTAAGAAGAGTTAAAAAATCTGATATTGAAAAATTATCCAGAGCTACTGGTGCTAACGTAATTACAAACTTAGATGATTTAACTGCTGAAGACTTAGGAGATGCTGGTCTTGTAGAAGAAAGAAAAATCTCCGGTGAAGACATGATCTTCGTAGAAGAATGTAGCGGAGCTAAATCTGTAACCTTATTTGTAAGAGGAAGTACCAAACACATTGTAGACGAAATTGTAAGAGCAATTGAAGATGCAATTGGTGTAGTAGCAGCTACCGTAGAAGATGACAAAGTTGTTGCTGGTGGAGGAGCTCCTGAAATTGCAATGGCTAAAAAACTCAAAGATTATGCAGAATCTATTTCTGGAAGAGAACAATTAGCTGTAAACGCATTTGCAGAAGCTTTAGAAATCGTACCAAAAACCTTAGCTGAAAACGCAGGTTTAGACAGCATCGACTCCTTAGTAGATTTAAGAGCTGCACAAGAAGACTCATTCTACATGGGATTAGATGTATTGAAAGAAGCTGGTGTAATTGAACCTAAACGTGTCAAAAAACAAGCTATCCAATCTGCATCTGAAGCAGCTGAAATGATTTTAAGAATCGATGATGTAATCGCATCAACCAAAGGCCCTGAAGATATGGGTATGGATCCTTCCGCAATGGGCGGAATGCCTCCAATGATGTAG
- the xseA gene encoding exodeoxyribonuclease VII large subunit — protein MQEEYLTVSQINSYINRKMKMDANLKNIYIKGEISNFKTYSSGHSYFTLKDEASQIPAVMFKGRKRFLNFEPKDGDKVIVKGKIEVYERDGKYQLYAASITKDGIGILYEKFEKLKTELNEAGYFDEQHKKDIPKYPKRIGVVTSPTGAAIRDIITTIKRRYPICEILVFPTMVQGEQASGQIVRQIKNAQSYDIDTLIVGRGGGSIEDLWSFNEKEVAFEIYNCKIPVISAVGHEIDFTISDFVADLRAATPTAAAEIAVPELSKIKDNVDQLSKRLNKSVNDKITLNKTKLENISQKNIFKNPESIYEIKGMTLDNLVNKLSFSSKNIISQNKNKLFKLENAPILKNPKELTRTKQDALLKNINKLEVLNPLLTLKRGYTIAKSGNKVLSSSKDVKTGDEIDIEFDDGTVNTKVI, from the coding sequence ATGCAAGAAGAATATTTAACGGTATCCCAGATTAATTCTTACATCAACAGAAAGATGAAAATGGATGCCAATTTAAAAAACATTTACATTAAAGGAGAAATTTCCAATTTTAAGACTTACTCCAGCGGACACAGTTATTTCACTTTAAAGGATGAAGCCTCCCAAATTCCTGCCGTGATGTTCAAAGGCAGAAAGAGATTTTTAAACTTTGAGCCTAAAGACGGAGACAAGGTAATTGTCAAAGGTAAAATCGAAGTCTATGAACGGGACGGGAAATATCAGTTATATGCTGCATCCATTACTAAAGATGGAATTGGAATTTTATATGAAAAATTTGAAAAACTGAAAACAGAACTCAATGAAGCAGGATATTTCGATGAACAGCACAAAAAGGACATTCCAAAATATCCTAAAAGAATTGGAGTCGTTACATCTCCAACCGGAGCTGCAATAAGAGATATCATCACTACAATCAAACGAAGATATCCTATTTGTGAGATTTTAGTATTTCCAACAATGGTTCAGGGTGAACAGGCCTCAGGACAAATTGTCAGACAGATTAAAAATGCTCAAAGTTATGACATTGACACACTGATTGTTGGACGTGGAGGAGGAAGTATCGAGGACTTATGGTCATTTAATGAAAAGGAAGTGGCATTTGAGATATACAACTGCAAAATACCTGTAATCAGTGCAGTAGGCCATGAAATTGATTTTACCATATCCGATTTTGTTGCAGACTTGAGAGCAGCTACACCAACAGCAGCTGCTGAGATTGCAGTGCCAGAATTGTCTAAAATTAAAGATAATGTAGACCAGTTATCCAAAAGATTAAACAAAAGTGTTAATGACAAAATAACATTGAATAAAACCAAACTGGAGAATATTTCTCAAAAAAATATTTTTAAAAATCCCGAAAGCATATACGAAATCAAAGGAATGACTCTTGACAATTTAGTCAACAAATTGAGCTTCAGCTCAAAAAACATTATTTCACAAAATAAAAATAAATTGTTCAAGCTTGAAAACGCTCCAATTTTGAAAAATCCTAAAGAGCTTACTAGAACAAAACAGGACGCACTCCTTAAAAACATCAACAAATTAGAAGTATTAAATCCCCTTTTGACATTAAAAAGAGGTTATACCATTGCCAAATCCGGCAATAAGGTGCTGTCTTCATCCAAGGATGTTAAAACAGGAGATGAAATTGATATTGAATTTGATGACGGAACAGTAAACACAAAGGTGATATAG
- the dapA gene encoding 4-hydroxy-tetrahydrodipicolinate synthase — protein MKFEGTYVAMVTPFDDNKQIDEEGFRSNINYLIDQGVDGLVGAGTTGESATIDHEEHKKIIEILIDEADGRVETIAGTGSNSTSEALSLTEFAADAGADGALLITPYYNKPQQHALVNHYATIAEKCDIPIIAYNVPSRTGSDIAVETAVELAKIEGVDALKEASGSVDKISDIYRALTREGLEDDLNILSGEDSLTLPIMAVGGTGVISASANIDAKRMVLMVNSILNDDYTRAFELHYEMLDLIRALFIESNPVPVKTAMNLMGLPAGPFRQPLCEMKEENLEVLKKALKDSNLI, from the coding sequence ATGAAATTTGAAGGAACATATGTTGCAATGGTAACTCCTTTTGATGATAACAAACAAATTGATGAGGAAGGTTTTAGATCAAACATCAACTATTTAATCGATCAGGGTGTTGACGGTTTAGTTGGTGCGGGAACTACTGGTGAGTCTGCTACAATTGACCATGAGGAACATAAAAAAATCATTGAGATTTTGATTGATGAAGCTGACGGAAGAGTTGAAACTATTGCCGGAACTGGAAGTAATTCTACTTCAGAGGCATTATCTCTTACAGAATTTGCCGCTGATGCAGGTGCAGATGGAGCATTACTGATTACTCCATATTATAATAAACCTCAGCAACACGCGCTTGTGAATCATTATGCAACAATTGCGGAAAAATGTGATATTCCAATTATTGCTTATAATGTACCGTCACGTACAGGAAGCGACATTGCTGTAGAAACTGCAGTTGAATTGGCAAAAATTGAGGGTGTTGACGCTCTTAAAGAAGCTAGCGGTAGTGTTGATAAAATATCTGACATTTACAGGGCTCTTACTCGTGAAGGTCTTGAAGATGACTTGAACATTCTTTCCGGTGAAGATTCACTTACTTTGCCTATCATGGCTGTAGGAGGAACTGGTGTTATCAGTGCATCTGCAAATATCGATGCTAAAAGAATGGTTTTAATGGTAAACAGCATATTGAATGATGATTATACAAGAGCATTTGAACTTCACTATGAAATGCTTGATTTGATAAGAGCTCTTTTCATTGAAAGCAATCCGGTTCCTGTTAAAACTGCAATGAATTTAATGGGACTTCCTGCAGGACCTTTCAGACAGCCTTTGTGTGAGATGAAAGAAGAGAATTTAGAAGTTCTTAAAAAAGCATTAAAAGATTCAAATTTAATTTAA
- a CDS encoding aspartate kinase, protein MDLIVAKFGGTSVGNGSRIKKAAQSVVNEYMKGNRVVVVVSAVNKTTDDLIGLSNEAIGEGLTDKQKAEIMAMGELTSARVFSATIESLGVKSEFIDPYNDMWPIMTDSNSLEAKIDFGTTNKKIVGIENLLNQGIIPVICGFLGKGPSGEITTLGRGGSDISAFLIGHCLNANEVVIVTDVDGVMSTDPNKIEEAELLDEISVEEMRDLATHGAQVLHPHALKYKDPLISAKIINFKEGDLDSKGTRITGPFEGDILKSVSVYHEPISLIVLVGEAMLRKVGLLADITSCLAKNNINIFGISAGQNSITTFVSKKDSEQAYHILHNLVVEADALSSLSLGADTAMITLVSPDIIETPGIISSITEPLRQNNINIVEITSSQTAVVLFVEWKDGEKAHKLVNEVLG, encoded by the coding sequence ATGGATTTGATAGTAGCAAAATTTGGTGGAACCTCTGTTGGAAATGGTTCACGGATTAAAAAGGCGGCGCAGTCCGTAGTAAATGAGTATATGAAAGGCAATCGTGTTGTAGTTGTAGTTTCTGCAGTAAATAAGACAACAGATGATTTGATTGGTTTATCCAATGAAGCAATCGGTGAAGGATTGACTGATAAACAAAAGGCAGAAATTATGGCTATGGGTGAATTGACTAGTGCTAGAGTATTCTCAGCAACTATTGAATCTTTAGGCGTAAAATCTGAATTTATTGACCCTTATAATGATATGTGGCCAATAATGACTGATTCAAATTCTCTTGAAGCTAAAATTGATTTTGGCACCACAAACAAAAAAATTGTAGGTATTGAAAATCTTTTAAATCAGGGAATAATTCCGGTCATTTGCGGATTTTTAGGAAAAGGCCCTAGCGGTGAAATCACAACCCTCGGAAGAGGAGGAAGTGATATATCTGCATTTTTAATTGGACATTGTTTAAATGCAAATGAAGTTGTCATTGTTACTGATGTTGATGGTGTAATGTCTACTGACCCTAATAAAATTGAGGAAGCTGAATTGCTTGATGAAATCAGTGTTGAAGAAATGAGGGATTTGGCTACTCATGGTGCACAGGTATTGCATCCTCACGCATTGAAATATAAAGATCCATTAATAAGTGCAAAGATTATTAATTTTAAAGAAGGTGATTTGGACTCAAAAGGTACCCGAATTACCGGTCCTTTTGAAGGAGATATTTTAAAATCAGTATCTGTTTATCACGAACCTATTTCACTCATAGTTCTTGTAGGTGAGGCTATGCTTAGAAAAGTTGGGCTTTTAGCAGACATTACCTCTTGTCTTGCTAAAAATAATATAAACATTTTTGGAATCTCCGCAGGTCAAAATTCAATTACTACATTTGTAAGCAAAAAGGATTCTGAACAAGCTTATCATATTTTACATAATTTGGTTGTTGAAGCCGATGCTTTAAGCTCATTATCTCTTGGTGCTGATACTGCAATGATTACATTGGTCAGCCCGGATATTATTGAAACCCCTGGAATTATTTCCAGCATTACAGAACCGCTTAGACAAAATAATATTAATATTGTTGAAATCACTTCATCTCAAACAGCTGTAGTGCTGTTTGTTGAATGGAAAGACGGTGAAAAAGCACATAAATTAGTTAACGAGGTTTTAGGATGA
- the asd gene encoding aspartate-semialdehyde dehydrogenase, with protein sequence MVNVGVLGATGMVGQRFIQLLENHPDFEVTALAASSRSAGKRYEDATTWYLDNEMPDSVKDIKVVETDPEKMDNDVDIVFSSLPTEFAAKVEKAFAKDYVVASNASAHRMKKNIPLVIPEVNPECLDMIDAQQKENDWDGFIVTNPNCSTIALALSLKPIVDNFNVNAVRVSTMQAVSGAGYNGVPSMAIVDNLVPFIGGEEEKMESESLYLLGSFDGSDVVNADFKLSASCHRVPVIDGHTEAVFIECDEDFDIADVKSKMANFKALPQELNLFSAPENPVIVKEEDNRPQPRMDRNAGNGMAVTVGRLRKDVVFDNSFKYVLVGHNTIRGAAGASILNAELINDKIL encoded by the coding sequence ATGGTAAATGTTGGTGTATTGGGCGCAACCGGTATGGTCGGTCAAAGATTTATTCAGTTACTTGAAAATCATCCTGATTTTGAAGTTACAGCTTTAGCAGCTTCTTCCAGATCAGCTGGAAAAAGATATGAGGATGCTACTACCTGGTATTTAGATAATGAAATGCCAGATTCTGTCAAAGACATTAAAGTCGTTGAAACTGATCCTGAAAAAATGGATAATGATGTTGATATTGTATTTTCATCTCTTCCTACAGAATTTGCAGCAAAAGTCGAAAAGGCTTTCGCAAAAGATTATGTTGTTGCAAGTAATGCTAGTGCACATAGGATGAAAAAAAATATTCCTTTGGTAATTCCTGAAGTCAATCCGGAATGCTTAGACATGATTGATGCTCAGCAAAAGGAAAATGACTGGGACGGATTCATTGTTACCAATCCGAATTGTTCAACTATTGCTTTGGCTTTATCATTAAAACCTATTGTGGATAATTTCAATGTTAATGCAGTTAGGGTATCAACAATGCAAGCAGTATCCGGTGCAGGTTATAATGGAGTTCCATCAATGGCTATTGTCGATAATCTTGTTCCTTTCATTGGAGGCGAAGAAGAAAAAATGGAAAGCGAATCCCTCTATCTGTTGGGTTCTTTCGATGGTAGCGATGTAGTTAATGCAGATTTCAAATTAAGTGCATCATGTCATAGGGTACCTGTTATTGATGGTCATACTGAAGCAGTATTTATTGAGTGTGATGAGGACTTTGACATTGCTGATGTAAAAAGTAAAATGGCAAACTTCAAAGCATTGCCACAAGAACTAAATTTATTCTCAGCTCCTGAAAATCCAGTCATTGTCAAAGAAGAAGATAACAGACCTCAACCAAGAATGGACAGAAATGCCGGTAATGGTATGGCTGTTACTGTTGGTAGATTAAGAAAAGATGTAGTATTTGATAATAGTTTTAAATATGTTCTTGTTGGGCATAATACTATTCGTGGTGCGGCTGGAGCATCAATATTAAATGCTGAATTAATTAATGATAAAATACTTTAA
- a CDS encoding 30S ribosomal protein S17e: MGNIRTSFVKRLAKELIETHQGVFTTDFEENKKLVQEYSTVSTKHLRNKIAGYVTRLVRLEQTRD, from the coding sequence ATGGGCAATATTAGAACTTCATTTGTTAAACGTTTAGCTAAAGAACTTATTGAAACTCACCAAGGAGTTTTTACTACTGATTTTGAAGAAAACAAAAAATTAGTACAAGAATACTCTACCGTAAGTACTAAACATTTAAGAAATAAAATCGCAGGATATGTTACAAGGCTTGTTAGGTTAGAACAAACCAGAGATTAA
- a CDS encoding adenosylcobinamide amidohydrolase, whose amino-acid sequence MKHRLIFNTSLDDEVFYLKDTIFVNFNVKRNGISTSKLNGGFSSEYKSVFNHHLSQENIDYLEDHDVNDYLIRLCGTLNMDSDYSTGLITLAEMKNTSIVCRIFKNIEVVAITTAGVRTNASRAGDPSSYYEENGKFGTINTIILTNVNLDYETLLEAFMCATEAKTVALSDLKIPSQYSNFYATGTGTDGLAVFSNTESEITLTNAGKHSKFGELIGQCIIESVKKAIKKQVWISNKSQSNVLSRLNRYNLDINEFYKNLDYDKKEFIAELQKDMKKQDNVAITTSILNLFDEVHCNLIKKEDAYYLAVEIKEKCNSYPIKTLLEYWINYFIR is encoded by the coding sequence ATGAAACACAGACTTATTTTTAACACATCACTTGACGATGAAGTTTTTTATCTGAAGGATACTATTTTTGTTAATTTCAATGTTAAACGTAATGGAATTTCCACATCCAAGCTTAACGGCGGATTTTCCAGTGAATATAAAAGCGTATTTAACCATCATCTCTCACAGGAAAATATTGACTATCTTGAAGACCATGATGTCAATGATTATCTAATCCGGCTGTGTGGAACATTAAATATGGATTCTGATTATTCAACAGGTCTGATTACTTTAGCGGAAATGAAAAATACGAGCATTGTTTGCCGTATATTTAAAAATATTGAAGTTGTAGCTATTACCACTGCAGGAGTCAGAACCAATGCTTCAAGAGCGGGTGATCCTTCATCATATTATGAGGAGAACGGAAAATTCGGTACAATAAATACAATTATTTTAACAAATGTCAATTTGGATTATGAGACACTGCTTGAAGCATTCATGTGTGCCACCGAAGCAAAGACGGTTGCTTTAAGCGATTTAAAGATTCCCTCACAATACTCAAATTTCTATGCAACAGGAACTGGAACTGATGGACTGGCCGTTTTTTCAAATACTGAATCTGAAATAACATTGACAAATGCTGGAAAACATTCCAAATTCGGTGAATTAATTGGACAATGCATTATTGAATCGGTTAAAAAAGCCATTAAAAAACAGGTCTGGATATCAAATAAATCACAGTCAAACGTATTGTCAAGGTTAAATCGTTATAATTTGGACATTAATGAGTTTTATAAGAATTTAGATTATGATAAAAAAGAATTTATTGCTGAACTTCAAAAAGATATGAAAAAACAGGATAATGTGGCCATTACAACAAGCATTTTAAATCTCTTTGATGAAGTTCACTGTAATTTAATCAAAAAAGAGGATGCCTATTATCTGGCAGTTGAAATAAAAGAAAAATGTAATAGTTATCCAATAAAAACGCTATTGGAATACTGGATTAACTATTTTATTCGTTAG
- a CDS encoding PRC-barrel domain-containing protein, which produces MRIKNELCGKEVLDADIQIAGKVIDVVMDKDTYEVTDLIVKKSGFSQQIKSSEDVVPIELVKVIGDKIILKGVDDI; this is translated from the coding sequence ATGAGGATAAAAAATGAATTATGTGGAAAGGAAGTTCTGGATGCTGATATTCAGATTGCAGGAAAAGTCATAGATGTTGTTATGGATAAAGATACTTATGAAGTAACTGATTTGATTGTTAAAAAATCAGGATTTTCCCAACAGATAAAATCAAGCGAAGATGTCGTTCCTATAGAACTTGTCAAAGTAATTGGCGATAAAATTATACTTAAAGGGGTAGATGATATTTAA
- the dapB gene encoding 4-hydroxy-tetrahydrodipicolinate reductase, with the protein MIKVAVTGAAGRMGSGIVKKITEQEDMEVVAAIEIPNTPLAGKDVGLQAGIGELGVEIVGAEKLEETLKSSGAEVLVDFTIAPAAANAIEVATSCGVGVVVGTTGFTDEQMQSNIENVKKNNVPAVISSNMAIGVNVFFNTLKKLAPLLYDFDIEIIEAHHNQKQDAPSGTAVTAFEVIAESLERDPEEVGVYGRKGLVGKRTPEEIGIHAIRGGDIVGDHTVMFVGDGERIEVKHQAHTREVFIAGVIRAIRYIPQAEKGIVSSMNDVLGLD; encoded by the coding sequence ATGATTAAAGTCGCAGTTACTGGAGCAGCTGGAAGAATGGGCTCCGGTATTGTAAAAAAAATAACTGAACAAGAAGATATGGAAGTTGTTGCAGCTATTGAAATACCAAATACTCCATTGGCAGGTAAAGACGTTGGTCTTCAGGCTGGAATTGGAGAACTTGGTGTTGAAATTGTAGGTGCTGAAAAACTTGAAGAAACATTAAAGTCTTCCGGTGCAGAAGTATTGGTTGATTTCACTATTGCTCCTGCAGCTGCAAACGCAATTGAAGTAGCTACTTCCTGTGGTGTGGGTGTTGTTGTGGGAACAACAGGATTCACAGATGAACAGATGCAGTCAAACATTGAAAATGTTAAAAAGAACAATGTTCCTGCAGTAATTTCTTCCAATATGGCAATTGGAGTTAACGTGTTCTTTAACACTTTAAAGAAATTAGCCCCACTTTTATATGATTTTGATATTGAAATTATTGAAGCTCACCACAATCAGAAACAGGACGCTCCATCTGGAACTGCTGTGACTGCATTTGAAGTTATAGCTGAATCATTGGAACGTGATCCTGAAGAAGTTGGAGTCTACGGAAGAAAAGGATTAGTCGGAAAAAGAACTCCTGAAGAAATTGGTATCCATGCAATTCGGGGTGGAGATATTGTCGGAGACCACACTGTAATGTTTGTGGGTGATGGTGAAAGAATAGAAGTCAAACATCAGGCTCATACAAGAGAAGTATTTATTGCAGGTGTAATCAGGGCTATCAGATATATTCCTCAAGCTGAAAAAGGAATTGTCAGCAGTATGAATGATGTTTTAGGATTGGATTAG
- a CDS encoding molybdenum cofactor biosynthesis protein B, translated as MKSETSTEHQKEASADISCGIITLSDSRKSEKLDLSGKYIAGEIESRYTLKSRSLIPDEKDDLINSIETMIEDETDVIITNGGTGLAPRDITVETVESLFEKKLDGFGEIFRAVSYEEIGSAALLSRATAGIYKKTLIISMPGSPNAVKTALRIIIDELPHIVHHVKK; from the coding sequence ATGAAAAGTGAAACATCAACAGAACATCAAAAAGAAGCATCTGCAGACATTAGCTGCGGAATAATAACTCTCAGTGATAGTAGAAAGTCAGAAAAATTAGATTTATCTGGAAAATACATTGCTGGAGAAATTGAATCTAGATATACCTTAAAATCTAGAAGCTTGATTCCTGATGAAAAAGACGATTTGATCAATTCTATCGAAACAATGATTGAGGATGAAACTGATGTTATTATAACCAACGGTGGAACCGGTCTTGCACCAAGAGACATCACTGTTGAAACTGTTGAATCACTTTTCGAAAAAAAACTGGACGGGTTTGGTGAAATTTTTAGAGCCGTGTCATATGAAGAAATAGGTTCAGCTGCTCTACTTTCCAGAGCAACTGCGGGGATTTATAAAAAAACACTTATAATATCAATGCCCGGCTCACCTAATGCTGTTAAAACTGCATTGAGGATAATAATTGATGAACTTCCCCATATTGTCCATCATGTGAAAAAATAA